AGGGCAGAATATTGTATTCTAGCCCCCAGCAAACAAAAACAATGTTTAAGATGCTAGTGTCATTTCCTGCGCTTGTCAAACCGATACTCAAGCAGTTGTGCCCACATAACTATCCTGTTTTGAACTCTCGCTTATTCTTTGAAATCTGGTTGACCTTCGTTTTAGACCAGGGTTTAACGAGCATGAGAAGCCTGTTTTATCGTCTCAACAAAGCAGGAATCAAGGTTGATATTTCCACCTTTTCTAAAGCCTGCAAGACTCGACAGGATGAACACTTTTGTCGCATCTACGCTGAGCTCATAAGACAGCTAAAACAAAAAAATCCAGCGACAGCACAGATGCTGTTTTCCATTGATTCAACGGTCATCACATTGACAAGCAAGTTGTTCTGGATGCAAGGCTATCATCAAGTCAAATTGCTTAATGGAGTCAACTTAACGCAAGGTAATCCCAGTGAATGCCTGATTCATTTTGGTCAAGGACATGACGCAAAATTTGCTGACAGAGTGACAGGAATGATTCCTGAAGATGCCATCGGCGTCATGGATAGAGGCTTTGCCAGTTGGGATTTCCTTGACCAATTAAGCCAGGATCAGACTCGCTTTGTTGTCCGCCTTAAGAACACGATGAAGACCGAGTTTGAGCATGAGCGATATCGAGTGGTTTGGTTTTGTGACTTAGAGAGCCAAACGGAGTTTCGGCTGGCGACCAATGTAGAACTGATGACGAATGAAGAGATTAGTGAAGTCTATCGCCATCGGTGGCAGATAGAAGTGCTGTGGAAGTTTCTAAAGATGCACTTGAAGCTAGATAAACTAATCTCTAAGAGTGTCAATGGAGTCACCATTCAAATCTACATGGTGTTGATTGCCTATCTGATTCTGCAATTGATAGAAATTCCAGAGTTTTATGGTCATCAATTACTAGATAAGTTGCGCTATTTGCAACTTGAATTGAGTCGTCGTTGTTCGATTGTCCATTGGAGCTACGATCTGCTGCCAGAGACACTCGTAGGAGCTTCGTAGGGTTGAATGTAAAGTTTTATGTCTCAATTCAACACTTCTGGGATAAACCATGAGGAAGGTTAGAGGAATAATGGCTGCTTTTAGGAAACGAGGGTCAACAATCACGCCAAAGAGAATGCCTGCGATCATTGCAGAGGGAATTGACCAAACAAGCTGCTGCTGAATGAGAGAAAGAAGTTTCCACATGAGCGTTTGTTGATGATTCGATATTGATGATTTGCTCGTTGAATCAAGCGTGAATTAAGTCACGGGTTTGAGTTGTGCTTTGTGGACGTTGAGTCTACTGCTGCGGGTCGCTGGGCGTGCAGAGAAGCCATTCGTTTGGCGCGAATGCCATCATCAGAGGCATCAAATAGCCCAGCAAGGGGTAGAACAAGCCCCCAATTACAATTAACGGGAAAAATCCCAACATAATCCATTGAGAACGCTTGCCTTTGGATTTTTTAGCTTTGGCTTGTATCGTCATTGAAGTGCCTTCCGTCTCAACTCAACTAACTATATAACTAAATAGTTATCAAAAAGACAATAGGCAATTGTACTTGTACACTGAACTTTAGTTTGGACTAACTGGCATCACAATAATGCTCAACAGGATGCCATAAAGAATCTGCTCAACCGTTCATAACAGTTGAACTTAAGGAATTGGATACAATCCTGCTCGCAGTTAAGCTGCTGTTGCAACCGGACTGTTCAGGGATTGTTCGGATGTCTTGCGTTTCGAGGCTCGTTTTTTGACCATCGGATAGCAGGGACGAGGAGTTGGCTTGTGCCCCTTGCCTCGTCCTGGCGATTTACCACGAGGTTTAGGCGCAGGAGCAGGGGTGCCAATCGCTGCCAAAATGCCTGCAAACGCTTGTGCGACCCGACCCGGAGTCAACGTTTCTTGCGGTGCCTGCCAGGGCAAGGGGTGGTCAGTACAGTCCTTTCGCGCTAACCACAACTGCCAACTGAGCAACGGCATCAGGCTGCTCCACTGTTCGGTTGCCGATACAGAACTGAACTGGGGATGTGTCCAATATAGCCTCTGCTTGGCAAAGCGATACCAGTGTTCAATGGCAAAGCGACGGAGGTAGTGCAACCACAGGGTTTCTAACGGAGGCATCTGCTCACCCAGCCAAACTAACCACAAAGGAGCCAAGCGTCGCGTGCTGCTCTGTGTCTCCAGCACCTCCACGCGCAACACTTCCATTGCCCGTTTGGGGGATTTGCGGAAATGGTATGCACTCCAACGACTGACCCGCACTCGTCCCCAGTTGGGATCATCGACTTCAACGGTTTCGACCGGGACACTCCAAGTGTCAGGGTCATTGAGTTTCATCTTATGTCCATGCTTGGCAGGTGCGCCTCGCCCTCGATACGCTGGGGGCGCGCCATAGACACATCGATTGGATGTAACCCGCAGCAGCAAGTCTGCCTCAATCCCTGCCGTTTGGTTGACAAAACTGGCATTGCCGTACCCTCGGTCGTAGATCGCCAACGGACGCACCGCTAACTGCCGAGTCACTTGTTTGAGTTGGAATGCCGCTTTACTGGCGGGTGTTTCAAAGCTGGTGATGCGCTCATGCCGCAATGGTAATGCCCAACTGCCCCTGTCTTCAGCAATCCAGGCTAAGGTACTGTAGTTTTGTCCGGCTATCGGGGCATGTCCTGTTCTGCCTGATAAGGTGCGGTCTTTCAAACGCCTGGCAGCAGGACGGTTCCACCGACTCGCATCACCTGCCAACAACGGTTGCTGCTGAGTCGGTATCTGCTGCACCAACAGCTTCAGCACCTTTGATCGGGGTAGGCGGCTATCGCGCAACGCTTCATAGGTGCTCGACCACTGGCGACGAAAGACAGGACTCTGCGATAGCCTCACAAACGACACGATGCACGCACTCACTAACACGGCATCCATCAGATCAAACAGGGCATCTCTGGCGTTTCCCAAGCTGGCATACAACGTTTGGCGAAATTGCTGAAGTTCGTTGAAAATCATGGGGTCAATGTTGGTTGTACTTCATTGACCTTACGGCAGTCGGTGCTTCTCATTGACTGCCTTCCTCTTCACCATTAGTCCAAACTAAAGTGAGGCGTGTAGGCTTCCAAAACAAAGGCTCCACCCGTCACCAATCCTGCGACAGCAGCGCGGTGCAACGGAACCCGCACTTCGGGCGGTAGATGGGCAAAGATAGAGACAATCCCTTGCCATTGGTTGGGATGAATCGTGTACTCTTTCAAATCAGCACAACAGATTTCGAGGCTAACCCCCCGCTCATCCGCTAATCGACGCGCCTTCTGCAAGCCAACGCTGGAAAAGTCAACCGCCGTGACCGAGTAGCCCTTCTCTGCCAGGAAGACTGCGTTTCGCCCTTCCCCTTCCGCCAAGCACAGAACCCATCCCAATGGAATGCGATCGACAACGCTGCTCAAAAAATCGTTGGCAGTTGTGCCATAGACATAATCCTCTACCTCGTAGCGCTTATCCCAGGGGTTCATGATCAACTGAGTCTTAACTAAATTAGGTCAACGCTTTCACTTTAGTTTGGACTAATGGTGAAGAGGAAGGCAGTCAATGAGAAGCACCGACTGCCGTAAGGTCAATGAAGTACAACCAACATTGACCCCATGATTTTCAACGAACTTCAGCAATTTCGCCAAACGTTGTATGCCAGCTTGGGAAACGCCAGAGATGCCCTGTTTGATCTGATGGATGCCGTGTTAGTGAGTGCGTGCATCGTGTCGTTTGTGAGGCTATCGCAGAGTCCTGTCTTTCGTCGCCAGTGGTCGAGCACCTATGAAGCGTTGCGCGATAGCCGCCTACCCCGATCAAAGGTGCTGAAGCTGTTGGTGCAGCAGATACCGACTCAGCAGCAACCGTTGTTGGCAGGTGATGCGAGTCGGTGGAACCGTCCTGCTGCCAGGCGTTTGAAAGACCGCACCTTATCAGGCAGAACAGGACATGCCCCGATAGCCGGACAAAACTACAGTACCTTAGCCTGGATTGCTGAAGACAGGGGCAGTTGGGCATTACCATTGCGGCATGAGCGCATCACCAGCTTTGAAACACCCGCCAGTAAAGCGGCATTCCAACTCAAACAAGTGACTCGGCAGTTAGCGGTGCGTCCGTTGGCGATCTACGACCGAGGGTACGGCAATGCCAGTTTTGTCAACCAAACGGCAGGGATTGAGGCAGACTTGCTGCTGCGGGTTACATCCAATCGATGTGTCTATGGCGCGCCCCCAGCGTATCGAGGGCGAGGCGCACCTGCCAAGCATGGACATAAGATGAAACTCAATGACCCTGACACTTGGAGTGTCCCGGTCGAAACCGTTGAAGTCGATGATCCCAACTGGGGACGAGTGCGGGTCAGTCGTTGGAGTGCATACCATTTCCGCAAATCCCCCAAACGGGCAATGGAAGTGTTGCGCGTGGAGGTGCTGGAGACACAGAGCAGCACGCGACGCTTGGCTCCTTTGTGGTTAGTTTGGCTGGGTGAGCAGATGCCTCCGTTAGAAACCCTGTGGTTGCACTACCTCCGTCGCTTTGCCATTGAACACTGGTATCGCTTTGCCAAGCAGAGGCTATATTGGACACATCCCCAGTTCAGTTCTGTATCGGCAACCGAACAGTGGAGCAGCCTGATGCCGTTGCTCAGTTGGCAGTTGTGGTTAGCGCGAAAGGACTGTACTGACCACCCCTTGCCCTGGCAGGCACCGCAAGAAACGTTGACTCCGGGTCGGGTCGCACAAGCGTTTGCAGGCATTTTGGCAGCGATTGGCACCCCTGCTCCTGCGCCTAAACCTCGTGGTAAATCGCCAGGACGAGGCAAGGGGCACAAGCCAACTCCTCGTCCCTGCTATCCGATGGTCAAAAAACGAGCCTCGAAACGCAAGACATCCGAACAATCCCTGAACAGTCCGGTTGCAACAGCAGCTTAACTGCGAGCAGGATTGTATCCAATTCCTTAAGTTCAACTGTTATGAACGGTTGAGCAGATTCTTTATGGCATCCTGTTGAGCATTATTGTGATGCCAGTTAGTCCAAACTAAAGCTTTAAGCGAGTAAAACCGGACGGTACAGCGGGGATTTATTTACGTCTTGTTGCTTTTCCTGGCGTTTCAGAGGTGGATCACACTCGCCCGCTCAAATTAATCAACTCGCTAGGAAAAACTTGGACAGCCCATGATGCATCGCAACAAATCTTCACAGATGCTACTCATCCAGAACCGAACGTGGCCCAGTATGACTTGCAGCCAATCTTGATACAATTAGACCCTGCGGTGCCATTCCGATTGGAAGTTCCCAAACCTGATCAAGCTAGTACGACACTGAATATTCCACCGGCGCTAATTGAAGAGTGGCGATCGCTACTTGAGTATGAAAACCTGTGAAAAAGTAATGAAACTTGAACAATGTTGCACAATCAACGTTTCTTTAACTCTATCTATGGCCCCGTAAAGTCCTGGCGATTTGGGCAGTCTTTGGGAATTGATCCAATCGGCGCAGTTTCAACCTGTTCCTTCAACTGCGTGTACTGTCAGCTTGGCGAAATTGAATATCAGACCACAACTCGACAAGTTTTCATTTCAACTGAACAAATCCAACAAGATCTACAACCTTTTGCGCCCTGGGATGTGGATCTTGTCACCGTCAGTGGCAGCGGCGAACCTACGCTAGCTCAAAATTTGGCGGATATTCTGACGGCTGCCAAAGCAATCACCAAGAAGCCCCTGGCTGTTTTAACCAATGGTAGTTTACTTACCGATCCAGATGTTCGAGCAGATCTGATGATTGCCGATCGCGTTTCGGTCAAACTAGACGCGATCGCCCCCAGCTTCTCCCAACGCATTAACCGCCCCCTCGATGGCTTAGACCTCGGACGACTTTGGGCAGGGCTGTGGCAGTTTCGGCAACAATATTCAGGCATCCTATCGATCCAAACCATGCTGCTCTCGACGTGGAGCGATCAACAACAAGCTGACTACATCACGCTGATGCAAAGACTGCTGCCCGATGAAATTCAGATCAACACGCCTACCCGTCCGAAGCCAACTCGTCACGAACTGGATGCACGGGGCAACCATACTTCAGGATCTCGACCTTACCCTGTACGTTCCCTCAGACCTGTGAGCGTAGAGCAATTGCAAATTTTTTGCGATCACATTCAATCTGCGACAGGGATTCCCACTCGCTATCCTCAGCACCAACTCATCCCTTCCACGCAAGCATAAAGAGTAGCAACAATGCTAAATTCTCAGGAAAGAGCCGCGCTAAAACGAATGGAAATTCCACCGGGTCACCTCAACATCATGGGCTATGTAGATGAATCAGAAGTGAACGGCCCTGGTTGCCGTGCGGTGATTTGGGTACAGGGCTGTTTGCGGGAATGTCCAGGATGCTTCAATCCAGCATCCTGGTCGTTTGAACAAAATCAAATTGTGAGTGTTGATGACTTGCTGTCCAAAATTTTGGCGAATCCACGCAACGAAGGAGTGACCTTTTCAGGTGGAGAACCATTCTGGCAAGCACCCGCTTTGGCACAACTGGCCCATCAAGCCAAAGCGCAGGGGCTGAATGTCATGTCATTTACCGGATTCACCCTAGAGGAACTGCAAAGAGCTGATGCCCCAACCGGCGCACAGGCATTGCTAGATGAATTAGATATTTTAGTGGATGGCCCCTACGTTGAATCGCTGGCAGTGCATACGCCAGATTCCCTGGTGTCTTCGCGCAATCAGCGAGTGCATGTGTTCAATCCTGCCTTTCGCGATCGCCTCAACTGGGCTAGTGATCAAATGGAAATTCACATTCTCAAAGATGGCAGCCGATTGATCACAGGCTACCGGGGTCAGATGAATCTGACGGAGTAAGAAATTGGTTAATTGAACAAGGTGATTAATTTAGCAAAAGCAAGTTGAATAAATAGCCAACACTGATAATTCCCAAAGTCATCAAGCTAATAAAGACAGTTAGAAGCTGAGGGCGAAGCACCCTTTTCAGAATCACAATCTCCGGAAATGAAAGCGCAGTGACCGCCATCGTAAAGGCTAAAACCGTACCTAACGGCATCCCCTTGTTGACCAACGCTTCAGTAATGGGCATCACGCCCGCAATGTTGGCATAAAGTGGTACGCCCAAGACCACAGCTACCGGAACAGCAAGAGGATTATCAGCACCAGCTAGCTGCGTCACCAGCGTCGTCGGCATATAGCCATGAATGCCTGCCCCGATCGCAATCCCTATCACTACATACAGC
The Thermoleptolyngbya sichuanensis A183 DNA segment above includes these coding regions:
- a CDS encoding transposase, which produces MLVSFPALVKPILKQLCPHNYPVLNSRLFFEIWLTFVLDQGLTSMRSLFYRLNKAGIKVDISTFSKACKTRQDEHFCRIYAELIRQLKQKNPATAQMLFSIDSTVITLTSKLFWMQGYHQVKLLNGVNLTQGNPSECLIHFGQGHDAKFADRVTGMIPEDAIGVMDRGFASWDFLDQLSQDQTRFVVRLKNTMKTEFEHERYRVVWFCDLESQTEFRLATNVELMTNEEISEVYRHRWQIEVLWKFLKMHLKLDKLISKSVNGVTIQIYMVLIAYLILQLIEIPEFYGHQLLDKLRYLQLELSRRCSIVHWSYDLLPETLVGAS
- a CDS encoding DUF3122 domain-containing protein codes for the protein MYLRLVAFPGVSEVDHTRPLKLINSLGKTWTAHDASQQIFTDATHPEPNVAQYDLQPILIQLDPAVPFRLEVPKPDQASTTLNIPPALIEEWRSLLEYENL
- a CDS encoding radical SAM protein, translated to MLHNQRFFNSIYGPVKSWRFGQSLGIDPIGAVSTCSFNCVYCQLGEIEYQTTTRQVFISTEQIQQDLQPFAPWDVDLVTVSGSGEPTLAQNLADILTAAKAITKKPLAVLTNGSLLTDPDVRADLMIADRVSVKLDAIAPSFSQRINRPLDGLDLGRLWAGLWQFRQQYSGILSIQTMLLSTWSDQQQADYITLMQRLLPDEIQINTPTRPKPTRHELDARGNHTSGSRPYPVRSLRPVSVEQLQIFCDHIQSATGIPTRYPQHQLIPSTQA
- a CDS encoding NF041680 family putative transposase; the protein is MIFNELQQFRQTLYASLGNARDALFDLMDAVLVSACIVSFVRLSQSPVFRRQWSSTYEALRDSRLPRSKVLKLLVQQIPTQQQPLLAGDASRWNRPAARRLKDRTLSGRTGHAPIAGQNYSTLAWIAEDRGSWALPLRHERITSFETPASKAAFQLKQVTRQLAVRPLAIYDRGYGNASFVNQTAGIEADLLLRVTSNRCVYGAPPAYRGRGAPAKHGHKMKLNDPDTWSVPVETVEVDDPNWGRVRVSRWSAYHFRKSPKRAMEVLRVEVLETQSSTRRLAPLWLVWLGEQMPPLETLWLHYLRRFAIEHWYRFAKQRLYWTHPQFSSVSATEQWSSLMPLLSWQLWLARKDCTDHPLPWQAPQETLTPGRVAQAFAGILAAIGTPAPAPKPRGKSPGRGKGHKPTPRPCYPMVKKRASKRKTSEQSLNSPVATAA
- a CDS encoding 4Fe-4S single cluster domain-containing protein — protein: MLNSQERAALKRMEIPPGHLNIMGYVDESEVNGPGCRAVIWVQGCLRECPGCFNPASWSFEQNQIVSVDDLLSKILANPRNEGVTFSGGEPFWQAPALAQLAHQAKAQGLNVMSFTGFTLEELQRADAPTGAQALLDELDILVDGPYVESLAVHTPDSLVSSRNQRVHVFNPAFRDRLNWASDQMEIHILKDGSRLITGYRGQMNLTE